From a single Apium graveolens cultivar Ventura chromosome 2, ASM990537v1, whole genome shotgun sequence genomic region:
- the LOC141700353 gene encoding uncharacterized protein LOC141700353 yields MIFGGTSSPPRSPDEGSDVLMIQLAEDECIYFSNTDYEGLDPEHNQALVVTLDIADNEVQRILVDNGSSANIVFEHTLNRMKLGHLRMDPCLEDPLYGFGNNMIPIRGVIYLPMVFGTAPRQVSHVMKFYVISAASSYNMILGSPTITKLRAIPSTIHLKLKFPIPGGIGELREDRGASGRCYGQALVMAETDPENRKKAMALPKGQSRKKHREHFNKRLKLDVNMIEDSEYSVTNADARIQKFVEVREKTKVEPAAQTLGIELDPGNPTRKLKIGKDLETSFQEELISLLKEYADVFAWTPEDMPGIDQSVAMHSLDVDPKKKPIKHKRRNFAPERQQAIDVEIEKLLRADIICEIKYPDWLANVVLVKKPNGKWRMCVDYTSLNAACPKDSYPLPNIDQLIDATSGHTMLSFMDAFSGYNQVHMNPEDIAKMAFITHRAIYAFIMMPFGLINAGATYQKIMNTIFKSQLGRNMESYVDDMISKSLTTPDHIKDLNECFDNLRKYNMKLNPEKCAFGVPSGKFLGFLVSERGIEANPEKINAIMEMKIPQTQRDIQKLAGCLAALRRFIPKLAERCIPFFELLKGARNKKLVDWTPECYTAFEEIKRHLMDPPVLSKAKPGEPLSLYIAAGPKAVSSALVREEGGMQSPVYYVSQVLKDAETWYPKLEKFALALVHSSRKLRKYFQGREIRVVTDQQLRKVIHRPDASGRLVNWAIELSQFNIKFVPRMTIKAQALAEFVMECTFPERNQPLPQEISPERTNSGMDSWKLYVDGSSTTERSGAGLILISPKGFTIQQAITFAFKATNNQAEYEALIAGLRLAKSLGISRMTIHSDSQIMVKQTTGEYIAKDPTLAQYQAMVRSILEATPEITILQINREENSKADELSKLVQNSSDLVSLVYFEELKVPSTERAEVLCIGSPDNWMTPYITYLRDGTLPEDQNKARYLKHKAARFFLEEGQLYRRTFSAPTLKCVDPEEANYCLREVHEGICGDHLAAKALAYKIIRQGYY; encoded by the coding sequence ATGATCTTTGGGGGGACCTCCTCCCCTCCCCGAAGTCCAGATGAGGGCAGCGATGTCTTGATGATACAGTTGGCTGAAGATGAGTGCATATATTTCTCTAATACAGATTACGAAGGCCTGGATCCCGAGCACAACCAAGCCCTGGTCGTGACCCTCGACATCGCCGATAATGAGGTACAAAGAATTTTGGTTGATAATGGTTCTTCAGCTAACATTGTTTTCGAACACACCCTTAACAGGATGAAGTTGGGACACCTCCGCATGGATCCATGCCTCGAAGATCCTCTCTACGGGTTCGGAAACAATATGATCCCGATCCGCGGGGTAATATACCTCCCCATGGTCTTTGGCACCGCTCCCCGACAGGTATCTCATGTCATGAAATTCTACGTAATAAGTGCTGCATCCTCTTACAACATGATCCTGGGAAGTCCTACCATCACCAAGCTCCGGGCCATCCCGTCTACAATTCACCTGAAGCTGAAGTTTCCCATCCCGGGAGGCATTGGGGAACTCAGGGAGGACCGGGGCGCTTCGGGAAGATGCTATGGACAGGCGCTGGTCATGGCTGAAACCGACCCAGAAAACAGAAAGAAGGCGATGGCCTTACCCAAAGGCCAAAGCCGCAAGAAACATCGCGAACATTTCAACAAAAGGCTAAAGCTGGATGTCAACATGATAGAGGACTCGGAATACAGCGTAACCAACGCCGACGCGCGGATACAGAAATTTGTGGAAGTAAGAGAAAAAACCAAGGTAGAGCCTGCCGCTCAGACGCTAGGGATAGAATTGGACCCCGGGAACCCCACCCGGAAGTTGAAAATTGGAAAAGACTTGGAGACATCCTTTCAGGAAGAGCTCATCTCACTGTTAAAAGAATATGCTGATGTATTCGCATGGACGCCAGAGGATATGCCCGGAATCGACCAGTCAGTGGCGATGCACAGCCTAGATGTAGACCCGAAGAAAAAACCAATCAAACATAAAAGGAGAAATTTTGCTCCCGAACGGCAGCAAGCAATAGACGTGGAAATAGAGAAGCTGCTCAGGGCCGACATCATCTGCGAGATCAAGTATCCCGACTGGCTCGCCAACGTGGTGCTAGTCAAGAAACCAaacggaaagtggagaatgtgtgtcGACTACACGAGCCTCAATGCTGCATGTCCCAAAGACTCCTATCCCCTCCCAAATATTGACCAGCTAATCGACGCGACTTCGGGCCATACCATGCTCAGCTTCATGGACGCCTTTTCGGGATACAACCAGGTTCACATGAATCCCGAAGACATCGCCAAAATGGCCTTCATTACTCATAGGGCAATTTACGCCTTCATCATGATGCCTTTCGGACTCATCAACGCTGGAGCCACCTACCAGAAAATAATGAACACGATTTTCAAGAGCCAGTTGGGGAGGAACATGGAATCTTATGTAGACGATATGATCTCCAAGTCACTCACCACCCCAGATCACATAAAAGACCTCAATGAGTGTTTTGACAACCTAAGGAAGTACAACATGAAGCTGAATCCGGAGAAATGTGCATTCGGGGTACCTTCAGGCAAATTCCTGGGATTCTTGGTCAGCGAAAGAGGAATAGAAGCAAACCCGGAGAAGATCAACGCCATCATGGAAATGAAGATACCCCAAACACAGAGAGACATCCAGAAGTTGGCAGGATGCCTAGCAGCCCTGCGGAGATTTATCCCAAAACTGGCAgagagatgtatcccattcttcGAGTTGCTGAAAGGTGCCCGGAACAAGAAGTTAGTGGACTGGACACCAGAATGTTATACAGCTTTCGAGGAAATCAAAAGGCACCTGATGGACCCCCCGGTGCTCTCCAAAGCCAAGCCCGGAGAACCTCTGTCTCTCTACATCGCCGCCGGACCCAAAGCTGTCTCCTCGGCACTGGTCCGGGAGGAAGGAGGAATGCAGAGCCCCGTCTACTATGTCAGCCAAGTCCTCAAAGATGCCGAGACGTGGTACCCAAAGTTGGAAAAGTTTGCCTTGGCCCTTGTACACTCCAGCAGGAAGCTGAGGAAATACTTCCAAGGCCGAGAGATCAGAGTGGTCACGGACCAGCAGCTCAGGAAGGTCATTCACAGACCAGATGCCTCTGGAAGGTTAGTTAACTGGGCCATTGAACTAAGTCAATTCAACATCAAATTCGTGCCACGCATGACAATAAAGGCTCAGGCCTTAGCCGAATTTGTGATGGAATGCACCTTCCCGGAGCGTAATCAACCTTTACCCCAAGAGATATCCCCGGAGAGAACCAACTCGGGGATGGATTCCTGGAAGCTCTATGTCGACGGCTCATCCACGACCGAAAGGTCCGGAGCGGGCCTCATCCTTATTAGCCCGAAGGGCTTCACCATTCAACAGGCAATAACTTTCGCTTTCAAGGCAACGAATAATCAGGCTGAATATGAAGCACTCATTGCCGGGCTCAGGTTGGCGAAATCTCTTGGCATCTCAAGAATGACCATCCACAGTGATTCTCAGATCATGGTCAAGCAAACCACCGGAGAATATATCGCGAAAGATCCAACTCTGGCACAGTACCAGGCAATGGTACGGAGCATCTTGGAAGCCACTCCCGAAATCACCATACTTCAGATCAACAGAGAAGAGAACTCCAAAGCGGACGAGCTGTCCAAGCTCGTGCAAAATTCCTCCGATCTCGTTAGTTTAGTATACTTCGAAGAACTCAAAGTACCCAGCACAGAGCGAGCTGAGGTCCTGTGCATCGGGAGCCCAGACAATTGGATGACCCCTTATATAACTTACTTAAGAGATGGGACACTCCCGGAAGACCAAAACAAGGCCAGATATTTGAAGCACAAAGCTGCTCGTTTCTTCCTAGAAGAGGGTCAGCTATACAGAAGAACCTTTTCCGCACCTACCTTGAAATGTGTAGATCCTGAGGAGGCCAATTATTGCCTCCGGGAGGTTCATGAAGGCATCTGCGGAGACCACCTGGCAGCCAAAGCTCTAGCTTACAAAATCATCAGGCAAGGGTATTACTAG
- the LOC141700343 gene encoding uncharacterized protein LOC141700343 — MGPFPRAKGDLRYVLVAINYMTKWAKAKAMRTINQQDCIKFMDAIVMRFGIPVVLISDNGPQFVGSEFETYLKELGINTKERRLHTLREMDRSKTTPRARTNETPFKLAYGTEARIPIETGSPSHRVVNFDEISNIEGLRTNLELLDEIRDEAVRKMKGYKEKTRLYFGKKARIREYEEGDLVLRHTEASDPTNQGKLQPNWEGPYRIKEVLRPGTYKLSYLGGTEVPNTWHGARLTKFHQ; from the exons ATGGGCCCTTTCCCCCGAGCAAAAGGCGACCTCCGCTACGTCCTGGTAGCCATTAATTACATGACAAAGTGGGCAAAAGCTAAAGCCATGAGGACAATCAACCAACAGGATTGTATCAAGTTCATGGACGCGATCGtcatgaggttcgggatccctGTAGTCCTCATCTCCGACAATGGCCCGCAGTTCGTCGGGTCTGAGTTTGAAACATATCTGAAAGAGCTCGGAATCAACACAAAAGAGCGTCGGTTGCACACCCTCAGGGAAATGGACAGGTCGAA AACCACCCCCAGAGCGAGAACGAATGAGACCCCCTTCAAGCTTGCATACGGTACAGAAGCACGCATTCCAATCGAAACCGGGTCCCCTTCCCACAGGGTCGTCAATTTCGACGAGATCTCAAACATCGAAGGGCTTAGGACCAACCTGGAACTCCTAGATGAGATAAGAGACGAAGCAGTAAGAAAGATGAAAGGCTATAAAGAAAAGACAAGGCTCTACTTTGGGAAGAAGGCCAGAATCAgagaatatgaagaaggagaccTGGTACTCCGACACACCGAGGCCTCGGACCCAACTAATCAGGGAAAGCTCCAGCCCAACTGGGAAGGCCCCTACAGGATTAAAGAAGTACTCCGGCCAGGAACTTACAAGCTAAGCTACCTCGGGGGGACCGAAGTCCCAAACACTTGGCACGGAGCTCGCCTAACGAAATTCCACCAATAA